The Sardina pilchardus chromosome 19, fSarPil1.1, whole genome shotgun sequence genome window below encodes:
- the puf60b gene encoding poly(U)-binding-splicing factor PUF60-B isoform X3 gives MAVTLETARGNTLMMENGQSTGSKLGLPPLTPEQQEALQRAKKYAMEQSIKSVLVKQTIAHQQQQLTNLQMAAVTMGFGDPLSPLQSVAAQRQRALAIMCRVYVGSIYYELGEDTIRQAFAPFGPIKSIDMSWDSVTMKHKGFAFVEYEIPEAAQLALEQMNSVMLGGRNIKVGRPSNIGQAQPIIDQLAEEARAYNRIYVASVHPDLSDDDIKSVFEAFGKIKSCTLARDPNTGRHKSYGFIEYEKPQSALDAVSSMNLFDLGGQYLRVGKAVTPPMPLLTPTTPGGLPPAAAVAAAAATAKITAQEAVAGASVLGSLTNPAQILSQQMGLPQAVLAAQAPGLITVPQVTLVNPVLATPPVTSALAAIATATAASLPAEAKKDSDESRSGDQDEQPQQDGDGRQETLSDQEHLSISGSSARHMVMQKLLRKQESSVMVLRNMVGPEDIDDDLEGEVTEECGKFGAVNRVIIYQERQGEEDDAEIIVKIFVEFSEAAEMNKAIQALNNRWFAGRKVVAEVYDQERFNNSDLSA, from the exons ATGGCGGTAACATTGGAGACTGcg AGAGGCAACACGCTGATGATGGAGAATGGACAGAGCACTGGCTCCAAGCTTGGGCTGCCGCCCCTCACACCAGAACAACAGGAAGCACTGCAGAGG GCAAAGAAATATGCCATGGAGCAGAGCATTAAGAGTGTGTTGGTGAAGCAAACCATAGCCCATCAGCAGCAACAGCTAACCAACCTGCAG ATGGCAGCAGTGACAATGGGCTTTGGAGATCCTCTCTCACCTTTGCAATCG GTGGCGGCGCAGCGGCAGCGGGCCCTGGCCATCATGTGCCGCGTCTACGTGGGCTCCATCTACTACGAGCTCGGCGAGGACACCATCCGGCAAGCCTTCGCACCCTTCGGACCCATCAAAAGCATTGACATGTCCTGGGACTCGGTCACCATGAAGCACAAG GGCTTTGCCTTTGTGGAGTACGAGATCCCCGAGGCGGCTCAGCTCGCTCTGGAGCAGATGAACTCAGTCATGCTGGGGGGGCGCAACATCAAG GTGGGGCGGCCAAGTAACATCGGCCAGGCGCAGCCCATCATTGACCAGCTGGCAGAGGAGGCGCGCGCCTACAATCGCATCTACGTGGCGTCTGTGCATCCGGACCTGTCGGACGACGACATCAAGAGTGTCTTTGAGGCCTTTGGCAAAATCAAGAGCTGCACGCTGGCGCGGGACCCCAATACTGGCCGCCATAAGAGCTACGGCTTCATCG AGTATGAGAAACCACAGTCGGCCCTGGATGCCGTGTCCTCCATGAATCTGTTTGACTTGGGCGGGCAATATCTCCGAGTAGGCAAGGCTGTTACCCCACCCATGCCCCTGCTGACGCCGACCACCCCAGGTGGCCTGCCCCCTGCGGCAGCTGTGGCAGCTGCAGCCGCAACTGCAAAGATCACGGCTCAG GAGGCCGTGGCAGGGGCATCCGTACTAGGTTCTCTGACCAATCCAGCCCAGATCCTCAGCCAACAGATGGGACTCCCACAGGCTGTCCTGGCAGCCCAGGCCCCAGGCCTCATCACAG TGCCCCAGGTGACGCTGGTAAATCCCGTACTGGCGACTCCACCCGTTACATCAGCACTCGCTGCTATCGCCACAGCGACAGCGGCCAGTCTGCCCGCGGAGGCGAAGAAGGACTCCGACGAGTCGCGCAGCGGGGATCAGGACGAACAACCGCAGCAAGATGGAGACGGCAGACAGGAGACGTTGAGTGACCAGGAGCATCTAAGCATCTCGGGAAGCAGTGCACGACATATGGTCATGCAAAAGCTGCTTCGTAAGCAAGAG TCGAGCGTTATGGTTCTGCGGAACATGGTGGGCCCAGAGGACATCGACGATGACCTGGAGGGAGAGGTGACGGAAGAGTGCGGCAAGTTTGGCGCCGTTAACCGGGTGATTATCTACCAGGAGCGGCAGGGGGAAGAAGATGACGCGGAGATCATCGTCAAAATCTTTGTAGAGTTCTCGGAGGCGGCCGAAATGAACAAGGCCATTCAAGCCCTCAACAACCGTTGGTTTGCGGGTCGCAAGGTGGTTGCCGAGGTGTATGACCAGGAGCGGTTCAACAACAGTGACCTGTCCGCATAA
- the puf60b gene encoding poly(U)-binding-splicing factor PUF60-B isoform X4, with product MMENGQSTGSKLGLPPLTPEQQEALQRAKKYAMEQSIKSVLVKQTIAHQQQQLTNLQMAAVTMGFGDPLSPLQSVAAQRQRALAIMCRVYVGSIYYELGEDTIRQAFAPFGPIKSIDMSWDSVTMKHKGFAFVEYEIPEAAQLALEQMNSVMLGGRNIKVGRPSNIGQAQPIIDQLAEEARAYNRIYVASVHPDLSDDDIKSVFEAFGKIKSCTLARDPNTGRHKSYGFIEYEKPQSALDAVSSMNLFDLGGQYLRVGKAVTPPMPLLTPTTPGGLPPAAAVAAAAATAKITAQEAVAGASVLGSLTNPAQILSQQMGLPQAVLAAQAPGLITGVTPARPTLPVVPQVTLVNPVLATPPVTSALAAIATATAASLPAEAKKDSDESRSGDQDEQPQQDGDGRQETLSDQEHLSISGSSARHMVMQKLLRKQESSVMVLRNMVGPEDIDDDLEGEVTEECGKFGAVNRVIIYQERQGEEDDAEIIVKIFVEFSEAAEMNKAIQALNNRWFAGRKVVAEVYDQERFNNSDLSA from the exons ATGATGGAGAATGGACAGAGCACTGGCTCCAAGCTTGGGCTGCCGCCCCTCACACCAGAACAACAGGAAGCACTGCAGAGG GCAAAGAAATATGCCATGGAGCAGAGCATTAAGAGTGTGTTGGTGAAGCAAACCATAGCCCATCAGCAGCAACAGCTAACCAACCTGCAG ATGGCAGCAGTGACAATGGGCTTTGGAGATCCTCTCTCACCTTTGCAATCG GTGGCGGCGCAGCGGCAGCGGGCCCTGGCCATCATGTGCCGCGTCTACGTGGGCTCCATCTACTACGAGCTCGGCGAGGACACCATCCGGCAAGCCTTCGCACCCTTCGGACCCATCAAAAGCATTGACATGTCCTGGGACTCGGTCACCATGAAGCACAAG GGCTTTGCCTTTGTGGAGTACGAGATCCCCGAGGCGGCTCAGCTCGCTCTGGAGCAGATGAACTCAGTCATGCTGGGGGGGCGCAACATCAAG GTGGGGCGGCCAAGTAACATCGGCCAGGCGCAGCCCATCATTGACCAGCTGGCAGAGGAGGCGCGCGCCTACAATCGCATCTACGTGGCGTCTGTGCATCCGGACCTGTCGGACGACGACATCAAGAGTGTCTTTGAGGCCTTTGGCAAAATCAAGAGCTGCACGCTGGCGCGGGACCCCAATACTGGCCGCCATAAGAGCTACGGCTTCATCG AGTATGAGAAACCACAGTCGGCCCTGGATGCCGTGTCCTCCATGAATCTGTTTGACTTGGGCGGGCAATATCTCCGAGTAGGCAAGGCTGTTACCCCACCCATGCCCCTGCTGACGCCGACCACCCCAGGTGGCCTGCCCCCTGCGGCAGCTGTGGCAGCTGCAGCCGCAACTGCAAAGATCACGGCTCAG GAGGCCGTGGCAGGGGCATCCGTACTAGGTTCTCTGACCAATCCAGCCCAGATCCTCAGCCAACAGATGGGACTCCCACAGGCTGTCCTGGCAGCCCAGGCCCCAGGCCTCATCACAG GAGTGACCCCTGCTCGCCCCACTCTGCCTGTAGTGCCCCAGGTGACGCTGGTAAATCCCGTACTGGCGACTCCACCCGTTACATCAGCACTCGCTGCTATCGCCACAGCGACAGCGGCCAGTCTGCCCGCGGAGGCGAAGAAGGACTCCGACGAGTCGCGCAGCGGGGATCAGGACGAACAACCGCAGCAAGATGGAGACGGCAGACAGGAGACGTTGAGTGACCAGGAGCATCTAAGCATCTCGGGAAGCAGTGCACGACATATGGTCATGCAAAAGCTGCTTCGTAAGCAAGAG TCGAGCGTTATGGTTCTGCGGAACATGGTGGGCCCAGAGGACATCGACGATGACCTGGAGGGAGAGGTGACGGAAGAGTGCGGCAAGTTTGGCGCCGTTAACCGGGTGATTATCTACCAGGAGCGGCAGGGGGAAGAAGATGACGCGGAGATCATCGTCAAAATCTTTGTAGAGTTCTCGGAGGCGGCCGAAATGAACAAGGCCATTCAAGCCCTCAACAACCGTTGGTTTGCGGGTCGCAAGGTGGTTGCCGAGGTGTATGACCAGGAGCGGTTCAACAACAGTGACCTGTCCGCATAA
- the puf60b gene encoding poly(U)-binding-splicing factor PUF60-B isoform X2 yields the protein MAVTLETARGNTLMMENGQSTGSKLGLPPLTPEQQEALQRAKKYAMEQSIKSVLVKQTIAHQQQQLTNLQMAAVTMGFGDPLSPLQSVAAQRQRALAIMCRVYVGSIYYELGEDTIRQAFAPFGPIKSIDMSWDSVTMKHKGFAFVEYEIPEAAQLALEQMNSVMLGGRNIKVGRPSNIGQAQPIIDQLAEEARAYNRIYVASVHPDLSDDDIKSVFEAFGKIKSCTLARDPNTGRHKSYGFIEYEKPQSALDAVSSMNLFDLGGQYLRVGKAVTPPMPLLTPTTPGGLPPAAAVAAAAATAKITAQAVAGASVLGSLTNPAQILSQQMGLPQAVLAAQAPGLITGVTPARPTLPVVPQVTLVNPVLATPPVTSALAAIATATAASLPAEAKKDSDESRSGDQDEQPQQDGDGRQETLSDQEHLSISGSSARHMVMQKLLRKQESSVMVLRNMVGPEDIDDDLEGEVTEECGKFGAVNRVIIYQERQGEEDDAEIIVKIFVEFSEAAEMNKAIQALNNRWFAGRKVVAEVYDQERFNNSDLSA from the exons ATGGCGGTAACATTGGAGACTGcg AGAGGCAACACGCTGATGATGGAGAATGGACAGAGCACTGGCTCCAAGCTTGGGCTGCCGCCCCTCACACCAGAACAACAGGAAGCACTGCAGAGG GCAAAGAAATATGCCATGGAGCAGAGCATTAAGAGTGTGTTGGTGAAGCAAACCATAGCCCATCAGCAGCAACAGCTAACCAACCTGCAG ATGGCAGCAGTGACAATGGGCTTTGGAGATCCTCTCTCACCTTTGCAATCG GTGGCGGCGCAGCGGCAGCGGGCCCTGGCCATCATGTGCCGCGTCTACGTGGGCTCCATCTACTACGAGCTCGGCGAGGACACCATCCGGCAAGCCTTCGCACCCTTCGGACCCATCAAAAGCATTGACATGTCCTGGGACTCGGTCACCATGAAGCACAAG GGCTTTGCCTTTGTGGAGTACGAGATCCCCGAGGCGGCTCAGCTCGCTCTGGAGCAGATGAACTCAGTCATGCTGGGGGGGCGCAACATCAAG GTGGGGCGGCCAAGTAACATCGGCCAGGCGCAGCCCATCATTGACCAGCTGGCAGAGGAGGCGCGCGCCTACAATCGCATCTACGTGGCGTCTGTGCATCCGGACCTGTCGGACGACGACATCAAGAGTGTCTTTGAGGCCTTTGGCAAAATCAAGAGCTGCACGCTGGCGCGGGACCCCAATACTGGCCGCCATAAGAGCTACGGCTTCATCG AGTATGAGAAACCACAGTCGGCCCTGGATGCCGTGTCCTCCATGAATCTGTTTGACTTGGGCGGGCAATATCTCCGAGTAGGCAAGGCTGTTACCCCACCCATGCCCCTGCTGACGCCGACCACCCCAGGTGGCCTGCCCCCTGCGGCAGCTGTGGCAGCTGCAGCCGCAACTGCAAAGATCACGGCTCAG GCCGTGGCAGGGGCATCCGTACTAGGTTCTCTGACCAATCCAGCCCAGATCCTCAGCCAACAGATGGGACTCCCACAGGCTGTCCTGGCAGCCCAGGCCCCAGGCCTCATCACAG GAGTGACCCCTGCTCGCCCCACTCTGCCTGTAGTGCCCCAGGTGACGCTGGTAAATCCCGTACTGGCGACTCCACCCGTTACATCAGCACTCGCTGCTATCGCCACAGCGACAGCGGCCAGTCTGCCCGCGGAGGCGAAGAAGGACTCCGACGAGTCGCGCAGCGGGGATCAGGACGAACAACCGCAGCAAGATGGAGACGGCAGACAGGAGACGTTGAGTGACCAGGAGCATCTAAGCATCTCGGGAAGCAGTGCACGACATATGGTCATGCAAAAGCTGCTTCGTAAGCAAGAG TCGAGCGTTATGGTTCTGCGGAACATGGTGGGCCCAGAGGACATCGACGATGACCTGGAGGGAGAGGTGACGGAAGAGTGCGGCAAGTTTGGCGCCGTTAACCGGGTGATTATCTACCAGGAGCGGCAGGGGGAAGAAGATGACGCGGAGATCATCGTCAAAATCTTTGTAGAGTTCTCGGAGGCGGCCGAAATGAACAAGGCCATTCAAGCCCTCAACAACCGTTGGTTTGCGGGTCGCAAGGTGGTTGCCGAGGTGTATGACCAGGAGCGGTTCAACAACAGTGACCTGTCCGCATAA
- the puf60b gene encoding poly(U)-binding-splicing factor PUF60-B isoform X1, which produces MAVTLETARGNTLMMENGQSTGSKLGLPPLTPEQQEALQRAKKYAMEQSIKSVLVKQTIAHQQQQLTNLQMAAVTMGFGDPLSPLQSVAAQRQRALAIMCRVYVGSIYYELGEDTIRQAFAPFGPIKSIDMSWDSVTMKHKGFAFVEYEIPEAAQLALEQMNSVMLGGRNIKVGRPSNIGQAQPIIDQLAEEARAYNRIYVASVHPDLSDDDIKSVFEAFGKIKSCTLARDPNTGRHKSYGFIEYEKPQSALDAVSSMNLFDLGGQYLRVGKAVTPPMPLLTPTTPGGLPPAAAVAAAAATAKITAQEAVAGASVLGSLTNPAQILSQQMGLPQAVLAAQAPGLITGVTPARPTLPVVPQVTLVNPVLATPPVTSALAAIATATAASLPAEAKKDSDESRSGDQDEQPQQDGDGRQETLSDQEHLSISGSSARHMVMQKLLRKQESSVMVLRNMVGPEDIDDDLEGEVTEECGKFGAVNRVIIYQERQGEEDDAEIIVKIFVEFSEAAEMNKAIQALNNRWFAGRKVVAEVYDQERFNNSDLSA; this is translated from the exons ATGGCGGTAACATTGGAGACTGcg AGAGGCAACACGCTGATGATGGAGAATGGACAGAGCACTGGCTCCAAGCTTGGGCTGCCGCCCCTCACACCAGAACAACAGGAAGCACTGCAGAGG GCAAAGAAATATGCCATGGAGCAGAGCATTAAGAGTGTGTTGGTGAAGCAAACCATAGCCCATCAGCAGCAACAGCTAACCAACCTGCAG ATGGCAGCAGTGACAATGGGCTTTGGAGATCCTCTCTCACCTTTGCAATCG GTGGCGGCGCAGCGGCAGCGGGCCCTGGCCATCATGTGCCGCGTCTACGTGGGCTCCATCTACTACGAGCTCGGCGAGGACACCATCCGGCAAGCCTTCGCACCCTTCGGACCCATCAAAAGCATTGACATGTCCTGGGACTCGGTCACCATGAAGCACAAG GGCTTTGCCTTTGTGGAGTACGAGATCCCCGAGGCGGCTCAGCTCGCTCTGGAGCAGATGAACTCAGTCATGCTGGGGGGGCGCAACATCAAG GTGGGGCGGCCAAGTAACATCGGCCAGGCGCAGCCCATCATTGACCAGCTGGCAGAGGAGGCGCGCGCCTACAATCGCATCTACGTGGCGTCTGTGCATCCGGACCTGTCGGACGACGACATCAAGAGTGTCTTTGAGGCCTTTGGCAAAATCAAGAGCTGCACGCTGGCGCGGGACCCCAATACTGGCCGCCATAAGAGCTACGGCTTCATCG AGTATGAGAAACCACAGTCGGCCCTGGATGCCGTGTCCTCCATGAATCTGTTTGACTTGGGCGGGCAATATCTCCGAGTAGGCAAGGCTGTTACCCCACCCATGCCCCTGCTGACGCCGACCACCCCAGGTGGCCTGCCCCCTGCGGCAGCTGTGGCAGCTGCAGCCGCAACTGCAAAGATCACGGCTCAG GAGGCCGTGGCAGGGGCATCCGTACTAGGTTCTCTGACCAATCCAGCCCAGATCCTCAGCCAACAGATGGGACTCCCACAGGCTGTCCTGGCAGCCCAGGCCCCAGGCCTCATCACAG GAGTGACCCCTGCTCGCCCCACTCTGCCTGTAGTGCCCCAGGTGACGCTGGTAAATCCCGTACTGGCGACTCCACCCGTTACATCAGCACTCGCTGCTATCGCCACAGCGACAGCGGCCAGTCTGCCCGCGGAGGCGAAGAAGGACTCCGACGAGTCGCGCAGCGGGGATCAGGACGAACAACCGCAGCAAGATGGAGACGGCAGACAGGAGACGTTGAGTGACCAGGAGCATCTAAGCATCTCGGGAAGCAGTGCACGACATATGGTCATGCAAAAGCTGCTTCGTAAGCAAGAG TCGAGCGTTATGGTTCTGCGGAACATGGTGGGCCCAGAGGACATCGACGATGACCTGGAGGGAGAGGTGACGGAAGAGTGCGGCAAGTTTGGCGCCGTTAACCGGGTGATTATCTACCAGGAGCGGCAGGGGGAAGAAGATGACGCGGAGATCATCGTCAAAATCTTTGTAGAGTTCTCGGAGGCGGCCGAAATGAACAAGGCCATTCAAGCCCTCAACAACCGTTGGTTTGCGGGTCGCAAGGTGGTTGCCGAGGTGTATGACCAGGAGCGGTTCAACAACAGTGACCTGTCCGCATAA
- the puf60b gene encoding poly(U)-binding-splicing factor PUF60-B isoform X5, producing MAVTLETARGNTLMMENGQSTGSKLGLPPLTPEQQEALQRAKKYAMEQSIKSVLVKQTIAHQQQQLTNLQVAAQRQRALAIMCRVYVGSIYYELGEDTIRQAFAPFGPIKSIDMSWDSVTMKHKGFAFVEYEIPEAAQLALEQMNSVMLGGRNIKVGRPSNIGQAQPIIDQLAEEARAYNRIYVASVHPDLSDDDIKSVFEAFGKIKSCTLARDPNTGRHKSYGFIEYEKPQSALDAVSSMNLFDLGGQYLRVGKAVTPPMPLLTPTTPGGLPPAAAVAAAAATAKITAQEAVAGASVLGSLTNPAQILSQQMGLPQAVLAAQAPGLITGVTPARPTLPVVPQVTLVNPVLATPPVTSALAAIATATAASLPAEAKKDSDESRSGDQDEQPQQDGDGRQETLSDQEHLSISGSSARHMVMQKLLRKQESSVMVLRNMVGPEDIDDDLEGEVTEECGKFGAVNRVIIYQERQGEEDDAEIIVKIFVEFSEAAEMNKAIQALNNRWFAGRKVVAEVYDQERFNNSDLSA from the exons ATGGCGGTAACATTGGAGACTGcg AGAGGCAACACGCTGATGATGGAGAATGGACAGAGCACTGGCTCCAAGCTTGGGCTGCCGCCCCTCACACCAGAACAACAGGAAGCACTGCAGAGG GCAAAGAAATATGCCATGGAGCAGAGCATTAAGAGTGTGTTGGTGAAGCAAACCATAGCCCATCAGCAGCAACAGCTAACCAACCTGCAG GTGGCGGCGCAGCGGCAGCGGGCCCTGGCCATCATGTGCCGCGTCTACGTGGGCTCCATCTACTACGAGCTCGGCGAGGACACCATCCGGCAAGCCTTCGCACCCTTCGGACCCATCAAAAGCATTGACATGTCCTGGGACTCGGTCACCATGAAGCACAAG GGCTTTGCCTTTGTGGAGTACGAGATCCCCGAGGCGGCTCAGCTCGCTCTGGAGCAGATGAACTCAGTCATGCTGGGGGGGCGCAACATCAAG GTGGGGCGGCCAAGTAACATCGGCCAGGCGCAGCCCATCATTGACCAGCTGGCAGAGGAGGCGCGCGCCTACAATCGCATCTACGTGGCGTCTGTGCATCCGGACCTGTCGGACGACGACATCAAGAGTGTCTTTGAGGCCTTTGGCAAAATCAAGAGCTGCACGCTGGCGCGGGACCCCAATACTGGCCGCCATAAGAGCTACGGCTTCATCG AGTATGAGAAACCACAGTCGGCCCTGGATGCCGTGTCCTCCATGAATCTGTTTGACTTGGGCGGGCAATATCTCCGAGTAGGCAAGGCTGTTACCCCACCCATGCCCCTGCTGACGCCGACCACCCCAGGTGGCCTGCCCCCTGCGGCAGCTGTGGCAGCTGCAGCCGCAACTGCAAAGATCACGGCTCAG GAGGCCGTGGCAGGGGCATCCGTACTAGGTTCTCTGACCAATCCAGCCCAGATCCTCAGCCAACAGATGGGACTCCCACAGGCTGTCCTGGCAGCCCAGGCCCCAGGCCTCATCACAG GAGTGACCCCTGCTCGCCCCACTCTGCCTGTAGTGCCCCAGGTGACGCTGGTAAATCCCGTACTGGCGACTCCACCCGTTACATCAGCACTCGCTGCTATCGCCACAGCGACAGCGGCCAGTCTGCCCGCGGAGGCGAAGAAGGACTCCGACGAGTCGCGCAGCGGGGATCAGGACGAACAACCGCAGCAAGATGGAGACGGCAGACAGGAGACGTTGAGTGACCAGGAGCATCTAAGCATCTCGGGAAGCAGTGCACGACATATGGTCATGCAAAAGCTGCTTCGTAAGCAAGAG TCGAGCGTTATGGTTCTGCGGAACATGGTGGGCCCAGAGGACATCGACGATGACCTGGAGGGAGAGGTGACGGAAGAGTGCGGCAAGTTTGGCGCCGTTAACCGGGTGATTATCTACCAGGAGCGGCAGGGGGAAGAAGATGACGCGGAGATCATCGTCAAAATCTTTGTAGAGTTCTCGGAGGCGGCCGAAATGAACAAGGCCATTCAAGCCCTCAACAACCGTTGGTTTGCGGGTCGCAAGGTGGTTGCCGAGGTGTATGACCAGGAGCGGTTCAACAACAGTGACCTGTCCGCATAA